A genomic window from Triticum urartu cultivar G1812 chromosome 7, Tu2.1, whole genome shotgun sequence includes:
- the LOC125524269 gene encoding vacuolar-sorting receptor 6-like, which translates to MGGARQFLAALLAVAAAAAMVAPARGRFVVEKSSVRVLAPEHIRGHHDAAIGNFGVPDYGGTLTGVVLYPDKKATGCAEFPARFKSKSGRPVVLLLDRGECYFALKSWNAQQAGAAAVLIADTVDEQLLTMDTPEASPDTRYLDKLNIPSALVNRAFGESLKRMAEKADAEGEVVVKLDWRESMPHPDERVEYELWTNSNDECGPRCDEQAAFVKSFRGHAQILERGGYARFTPHYITWYCPEAFRLTRQCQSQCINHGRYCAPDPEEDFGEGYEGKQVVVENLRQLCVHRVANESGRPWAWWDFAMDYKLRCSMKEKKYSKACAEEVVASLGLSLEKVLACMGDPDADADNAVLSKEQEDQIGRGSRGDVTILPTLVINDVQYRGKLERTAVLKAVCAGFKEGTEPQVCLSHDMETNECLHRNGGCWRDEATNVTACRDTYRGRVCECPVVNGVRYDGDGYTHCKAVGPGRCALNHGGCWAETKGERTFSACSDTALSGCRCPPGFQGDGHKCEDLDECKDKLACTCPDCHCKNTWGSYECGCRGNQVYIRGEDVCVANSMSRFGWLVAVLAVSCAAGLGVAGFIFYKYRLRSYMDSEIMAIMSQYMPLDSQNNEHQPLRQHAPDA; encoded by the exons ATGGGTGGCGCGAGGCAGTTCTTGGCTGCCCTGCTGGCGGTtgccgcggcggcggcgatggtggcgcCGGCGCGGGGGCGGTTCGTGGTGGAGAAGAGCAGCGTGAGGGTGCTGGCGCCGGAGCACATCCGGGGCCACCACGACGCCGCCATCGGCAACTTCGGCGTGCCCGACTACGGCGGCACGCTCACGGGCGTCGTGCTCTACCCGGACAAGAAGGCCACCGGCTGCGCCGAGTTCCCGGCCAGGTTCAAGTCCAAGTCCGGCCGCCCCGTCGTCCTCCTGCTCGACCGCGGAG AGTGCTACTTCGCGCTCAAGTCATGGAACGCGCAGCaggcgggcgcggcggcggtgctGATCGCGGACACGGTGGACGAGCAGCTGCTGACCATGGACACCCCCGAGGCGTCCCCGGACACGAGGTACCTGGACAAGCTCAACATCCCGTCGGCGCTGGTGAACCGCGCCTTCGGGGAGTCGCTGAAGCGGATGGCGGAGAAGGCCGACGCCGAGGGCGAGGTGGTGGTGAAGCTGGACTGGCGGGAGTCGATGCCGCACCCGGACGAGCGGGTGGAGTACGAGCTCTGGACCAACAGCAACGACGAGTGCGGCCCCCGGTGCGACGAGCAGGCGGCCTTCGTCAAGAGCTTCCGCGGCCACGCCCAGATCCTGGAGCGCGGCGGCTACGCGCGCTTCACCCCGCACTACATCACCTGGTACTGCCCCGAGGCGTTCCGGCTCACGCGCCAGTGCCAGTCCCAGTGCATCAACCACGGCAG GTACTGCGCGCCGGACCCGGAGGAGGACTTCGGGGAGGGGTACGAGGGGAAGCAGGTGGTGGTGGAGAACCTGCGGCAGCTGTGCGTGCACCGGGTGGCGAACGAGAGCGGGCGGCCGTGGGCGTGGTGGGACTTCGCCATGGACTACAAGCTCCGGTGCTCCATGAAGGAGAAGAAGTACAGCAAGGCGTGCGCCGAGGAGGTGGTGGCGTCGCTGGGGCTGTCGCTGGAGAAGGTGCTGGCGTGCATGGGCGAccccgacgccgacgccgacaACGCCGTGCTGTCCAAGGAGCAGGAGGACCAGATCGGGCGCGGGTCGAGGGGCGACGTCACCATCCTGCCCACGCTCGTCATCAACGACGTGCAGTACAGAG GGAAGCTGGAGAGGACGGCGGTGCTCAAGGCGGTGTGCGCCGGCTTCAAGGAGGGGACCGAGCCGCAAGTCTGCCTCAGCCATG ACATGGAGACGAACGAGTGCCTGCACCGGAACGGCGGGTGCTGGCGGGACGAGGCGACGAACGTGACGGCATGCAGGGACACGTACCGGGGCAGGGTTTGCGAGTGCCCGGTGGTGAACGGCGTCCGCTACGACGGCGACGGGTACACCCACTGCAAAG CTGTTGGTCCGGGCAGATGCGCGCTGAACCACGGCGGGTGCTGGGCGGAGACCAAGGGGGAGCGCACCTTCTCCGCCTGCTCG GACACGGCGCTGAGCGGGTGCCGGTGCCCGCCGGGGTTCCAAGGCGACGGCCACAAATGCGAAG ACCTGGACGAGTGCAAGGATAAGCTGGCGTGCACCTGCCCGGACTGCCACTGCAAGAACACCTGGGGCAGCTACGAGTGCGGCTGCAGGGGCAACCAGGTGTACATCCGAGGGGAGGACGTCTGCGTGGCCAACAGCATGTCCAGGTTCGGCTGGCTCGTCGCCGTCCTCGCCGTCTCCTGCGCCGCCGGCCTGGGGGTCGCCGGCTTCATCTTCTACAAGTACAGGCTCAGG TCGTACATGGACTCGGAGATCATGGCCATCATGTCCCAGTACATGCCGCTCGACAGCCAGAACAACGAGCACCAGCCGCTCCGGCAGCATGCTCCAGACGCCTAA
- the LOC125525747 gene encoding uncharacterized protein LOC125525747 isoform X1, producing the protein MVIKKMFDATKEQYTRIFDYQEELLRSNPGSTVVVKLDPACAIPTFQRIYVCLNALKQGFMSGYRKVIGLDGCFFKGATNGELLCALGRDANSQMYPIAWAVVEKENNDSWDWFCSLLFKDVNVYDGEGWVIISDQQKGIITAIQNWAPHAEHRNCARHVYANWRKEFRVKEWQKLFWNCAKASSVSLFNLARAKLARETVEGARAVTRLDPKHWSRAWFRLGSNCDSVDNNICESFNKWIVDARFLPIISMLEAIRRKVMVRIQEMIEKCEKWTLEIVCPTINKKMNKYIDWSGTCHPISNGNNVFEVTQRKHYRFGVDLNRNNCTCGYWQVSGMPCAHAIATIHTITSDLTSYIASCFYVEAFKRTYAHCLQSVNGVDCWPISPRTRPAAPGYVKMPGRPKTERRKEETEKKVSKTRLPKTGTLIRCGKCKGVGHNRTTCHRQPGGQQSGQQSRQQTEQQSGQQSREQSSHRENVVPSQQSTNDAATSRGTKRPVPMSKPPRPAVQGKGKNIQKNKSSSKAAMKGVTVNVSSSSVVTVNVKSGNANSQFKAPGRDTKRQRKLPTRLLD; encoded by the exons ATGGTGATAAAGAAAATGTTTGATGCAACTAAGGAACAATACACTAGGATATTTGACTATCAAGAAGAGTTGCTTAGGAGCAATCCTGGTAGCACTGTTGTGGTTAAGCTTGATCCAGCTTGTGCAATTCCAACCTTTCAAAGAATTTATGTGTGTTTGAATGCTTTAAAGCAAGGTTTCATGTCAGGCTATAGAAAAGTCATTGGTTTGGATGGGTGCTTCTTCAAAGGAGCAACAAATGGAGAGTTGTTATGTGCTTTGGGAAGAGATGCAAATAGCCAAATGTATCCAATTGCTTGGGCCGTGGTTGAGAAAGAAAACAATGATTCTTGGGACTGGTTTTGCTCATTACTCTTCAAAGATGTCAATGTATATGATGGTGAAGGCTGGGTAATAATTTCAGACCAACAAAAA GGTATCATCACAGCTATACAGAATTGGGCCCCTCATGCAGAACATAGAAATTGTGCAAGACATGTGTATGCCAATTGGAGAAAAGAATTCAGAGTGAAAGAGTGGCAGAAACTTTTCTGGAATTGTGCAAAGGCTTCTTCTGTGAGCCTTTTCAACTTGGCAAGGGCAAAGTTAGCAAGAGAGACCGTCGAAGGTGCAAGGGCAGTAACCAGGTTAGATCCCAAGCACTGGTCAAGGGCATGGTTCAGGTTAGGATCTAATTGTGACTCTGTTGATAACAATATTTGTGAAAGTTTCAACAAATGGATCGTAGATGCAAGATTTTTGCCTATTATTTCAATGCTTGAGGCAATTAGACGAAAGGTTATGGTTAGGATTCAAGAAATGATTGAAAAATGTGAGAAATGGACATTAGAAATTGTGTGTCCTACTATAAATAAGAAGATGAACAAGTACATAGATTGGTCTGGGACTTGTCATCCTATCAGCAATGGAAATAATGTGTTTGAGGTCACCCAAAGGAAACATTACAGATTTGGTGTTGATCTAAATAGAAATAACTGCACTTGTGGTTATTGGCAAGTATCTGGTATGCCTTGTGCACATGCAATTGCAACAATACACACCATTACTAGTGACTTGACAAGTTACATTGCTAGTTGTTTTTATGTTGAGGCATTCAAAAGAACATATGCACATTGTCTGCAATCTGTTAATGGCGTGGATTGTTGGCCAATATCACCACGGACTAGACCTGCGGCTCCTGGTTATGTCAAGATGCCTGGTAGGCCAAAGACTGAGAGAAGAAAGGAGGAAACTGAGAAAAAAGTGTCGAAGACCAGATTGCCAAAGACTGGGACACTCATTAGGTGTGGTAAATGCAAAGGAGTTGGTCACAACAGAACAACATGTCATAGACAGCCAGGTGGGCAACAGAGTGGACAACAAAGTAGACAACAAACTGAACAACAGAGTGGACAACAAAGTAGAGAACAGAGTTCACACAGG GAAAATGTTGTGCCTTCTCAACAAAGCACCAATGATGCAGCCACATCTAGAGGGACAAAGAGACCAGTACCCATGTCCAAGCCTCCTAGGCCTGCTGTCCAAGGGAAAGGGAAGAATATTCAGAAGAACAAGTCCTCCTCGAAGGCTGCAATGAAAGGTGTCACTGTCAATGTGAGTTCTAGCTCAGTTGTCACTGTTAATGTGAAATCAGGAAATGCTAATTCACAGTTCAAGGCACCTGGAAGGGACACAAAAAGGCAAAGGAAGTTACCTACAAGACTGCTGGACTGA
- the LOC125524270 gene encoding formin-like protein 5 — protein sequence MRGIGAAAAAAAARRHAHLPSSYAAAFSSFSGIGGSGGAGRGRGRGLPHSASAPPRAPGSPIPEDDNGADLFAAPSSAGRGRGEPVIPPSPPTPSFSSFSGAGRGRGSPLPPPPPPSDEDAPKQPTFAKRFDSVPPPSDPEPPATAASSSSEPPRSIPTSGAGRGVPRVQPPVDRAPEENRFVRSREARKAPTPSAPSGQPRLAPQEAVKRALELLGRDDTGGGRGRGGRGGRGGGRDGGRGRPADVNEREKVFLGDNADGEKLEKRLGPEKMKIWDEAFDEAADEALPLPIDDALLNAIHTNNMIEFEPEYNVSFANPDIEEKPPMSLEEMLQKVKPFIVAYEGIQDQEEWQDAVEDIMKRAPHMKELIDMYSGPDVVTAIQQEGELQRVANTLPENIPNSVKRFTDKTLLSLKNNPGWGFDKKCQFMDKFVREVSEQYK from the exons ATGCGAGGCATCggcgccgccgcagccgccgccgccgcccggcggcACGCGCACCTCCCCTCCTCCTACGCCGCCGCgttctcctccttctccggcatcggcggcagcggtggcgctgggcgcgggcgcgggcgcggcCTACCGCACTCCGCCTCCGCGCCGCCGCGCGCTCCCGGGAGCCCCATCCCCGAGGACGACAATGGAGCGGATCTCTTCGCAGCACCATCTTCTGCCGGCCGTGGCCGCGGGGAGCCCGTGATCCCGCCCTCCCCCCCCACCCCGTCCTTCTCGTCCTTCTCCGGCGCCGGCCGCGGTCGCGGATCCCCgctgcccccgccgccgccgccatccgacGAAGATGCCCCCAAGCAACCCACCTTCGCAAAGCGCTTCGACTCCGTCCCTCCCCCCTCCGATCCGGAGCCGCCAGCCACCGCTGCCTCCTCCTCATCCGAGCCGCCGCGTTCGATCCCTACCTCCGGCGCGGGCCGCGGCGTGCCGCGTGTGCAGCCACCGGTGGACAGGGCCCCCGAGGAGAACCGCTTCGTTCGAAGCCGCGAGGCAAGGAAAGCTCCGACCCCTTCGGCTCCAAGCGGGCAGCCGAGATTGGCGCCACAGGAGGCTGTGAAGCGTGCTTTGGAGCTCCTTGGCCGTGACGATACTGGCGGTGGACGCGGCAGAGGGGGGCGTGGGGGCCGCGGAGGTGGCCGGGACGGTGGCCGTGGTCGGCCTGCTGACGTGAACGAGCGGGAAAAGGTCTTCTTGGGTGACAACGCTGATGGTGAGAAACTCGAGAAGCGGCTCGGGCCTGAGAAAATGAAGATTTGGGACGAGGCGTTCGATGAGGCAGCAGATGAGGCACTGCCACTGCCGATTGATGACGCGCTTCTCAACGCTATTCATACCAATAACATG ATTGAGTTTGAGCCAGAGTACAATGTGAGCTTTGCTAATCCTGATATTGAGGAGAAGCCGCCTATGTCATTGGAGGAGATGCTGCAGAAAGTAAAGCCATTCATAGTTGCTTATGAAGGCATCCAGGACCAGGAAGAATGGCAG GATGCCGTGGAAGATATCATGAAAAGGGCACCCCATATGAAAGAGCTGATAGATATGTACAGCGGGCCTGATGTCGTAACTGCAATACAGCAAGAAGGGGAGTTGCAAAGGGTTGCCAACACTCTTCCAGAAAACATACCCAATTCAGTAAAGCGGTTTACTGATAAAACTTTACTTTCTCTCAAG AATAATCCTGGCTGGGGTTTTGACAAGAAGTGTCAATTCATGGACAAGTTTGTTCGTGAAGTTTCAGAGCAATACAAGTAA
- the LOC125525747 gene encoding uncharacterized protein LOC125525747 isoform X2 has product MVIKKMFDATKEQYTRIFDYQEELLRSNPGSTVVVKLDPACAIPTFQRIYVCLNALKQGFMSGYRKVIGLDGCFFKGATNGELLCALGRDANSQMYPIAWAVVEKENNDSWDWFCSLLFKDVNVYDGEGWVIISDQQKNWAPHAEHRNCARHVYANWRKEFRVKEWQKLFWNCAKASSVSLFNLARAKLARETVEGARAVTRLDPKHWSRAWFRLGSNCDSVDNNICESFNKWIVDARFLPIISMLEAIRRKVMVRIQEMIEKCEKWTLEIVCPTINKKMNKYIDWSGTCHPISNGNNVFEVTQRKHYRFGVDLNRNNCTCGYWQVSGMPCAHAIATIHTITSDLTSYIASCFYVEAFKRTYAHCLQSVNGVDCWPISPRTRPAAPGYVKMPGRPKTERRKEETEKKVSKTRLPKTGTLIRCGKCKGVGHNRTTCHRQPGGQQSGQQSRQQTEQQSGQQSREQSSHRENVVPSQQSTNDAATSRGTKRPVPMSKPPRPAVQGKGKNIQKNKSSSKAAMKGVTVNVSSSSVVTVNVKSGNANSQFKAPGRDTKRQRKLPTRLLD; this is encoded by the exons ATGGTGATAAAGAAAATGTTTGATGCAACTAAGGAACAATACACTAGGATATTTGACTATCAAGAAGAGTTGCTTAGGAGCAATCCTGGTAGCACTGTTGTGGTTAAGCTTGATCCAGCTTGTGCAATTCCAACCTTTCAAAGAATTTATGTGTGTTTGAATGCTTTAAAGCAAGGTTTCATGTCAGGCTATAGAAAAGTCATTGGTTTGGATGGGTGCTTCTTCAAAGGAGCAACAAATGGAGAGTTGTTATGTGCTTTGGGAAGAGATGCAAATAGCCAAATGTATCCAATTGCTTGGGCCGTGGTTGAGAAAGAAAACAATGATTCTTGGGACTGGTTTTGCTCATTACTCTTCAAAGATGTCAATGTATATGATGGTGAAGGCTGGGTAATAATTTCAGACCAACAAAAA AATTGGGCCCCTCATGCAGAACATAGAAATTGTGCAAGACATGTGTATGCCAATTGGAGAAAAGAATTCAGAGTGAAAGAGTGGCAGAAACTTTTCTGGAATTGTGCAAAGGCTTCTTCTGTGAGCCTTTTCAACTTGGCAAGGGCAAAGTTAGCAAGAGAGACCGTCGAAGGTGCAAGGGCAGTAACCAGGTTAGATCCCAAGCACTGGTCAAGGGCATGGTTCAGGTTAGGATCTAATTGTGACTCTGTTGATAACAATATTTGTGAAAGTTTCAACAAATGGATCGTAGATGCAAGATTTTTGCCTATTATTTCAATGCTTGAGGCAATTAGACGAAAGGTTATGGTTAGGATTCAAGAAATGATTGAAAAATGTGAGAAATGGACATTAGAAATTGTGTGTCCTACTATAAATAAGAAGATGAACAAGTACATAGATTGGTCTGGGACTTGTCATCCTATCAGCAATGGAAATAATGTGTTTGAGGTCACCCAAAGGAAACATTACAGATTTGGTGTTGATCTAAATAGAAATAACTGCACTTGTGGTTATTGGCAAGTATCTGGTATGCCTTGTGCACATGCAATTGCAACAATACACACCATTACTAGTGACTTGACAAGTTACATTGCTAGTTGTTTTTATGTTGAGGCATTCAAAAGAACATATGCACATTGTCTGCAATCTGTTAATGGCGTGGATTGTTGGCCAATATCACCACGGACTAGACCTGCGGCTCCTGGTTATGTCAAGATGCCTGGTAGGCCAAAGACTGAGAGAAGAAAGGAGGAAACTGAGAAAAAAGTGTCGAAGACCAGATTGCCAAAGACTGGGACACTCATTAGGTGTGGTAAATGCAAAGGAGTTGGTCACAACAGAACAACATGTCATAGACAGCCAGGTGGGCAACAGAGTGGACAACAAAGTAGACAACAAACTGAACAACAGAGTGGACAACAAAGTAGAGAACAGAGTTCACACAGG GAAAATGTTGTGCCTTCTCAACAAAGCACCAATGATGCAGCCACATCTAGAGGGACAAAGAGACCAGTACCCATGTCCAAGCCTCCTAGGCCTGCTGTCCAAGGGAAAGGGAAGAATATTCAGAAGAACAAGTCCTCCTCGAAGGCTGCAATGAAAGGTGTCACTGTCAATGTGAGTTCTAGCTCAGTTGTCACTGTTAATGTGAAATCAGGAAATGCTAATTCACAGTTCAAGGCACCTGGAAGGGACACAAAAAGGCAAAGGAAGTTACCTACAAGACTGCTGGACTGA